In the Tenrec ecaudatus isolate mTenEca1 chromosome 16, mTenEca1.hap1, whole genome shotgun sequence genome, one interval contains:
- the MKI67 gene encoding proliferation marker protein Ki-67: MGPCGRLVIIRRTGSDGTHFPLCRNSCWFGRGSDCDIRIQLPVVSQQHCRIDVQQQEALLINFSTTNPTQLNGAPVNEPVKLKHGDIITIIDRSFRFECGSSSEGSHSAGYPEEAGAQEPLGHAEDAAESERPSSAKKKGIPPKARDTRPSSETELCQPKAPSRVLSETEAWTPKVSPRKRNRSLGLPQVSSSHVGILGDPMSEISEPQLFDENLPPNTPLRRGEAPRDRRSLGTPAPTVLKKTGKEQSPAPREPEASPNVLGEVETASTSNVIQPPRLNTPRRRSNKGSARRKSVDKNTLKIIYPKRRSGAPKGTFSGGRSWADIVKLGTKKQDTKLVKKDSQRHRSKKPRQNATAQKPPDHIENPFSTGHANSPCTIVIGRAQGRPGVSGEQASSSSLCEEGLSAVLTFAECE, translated from the exons GGGCTCAGACTGTGACATCCGCATCCAGCTGCCCGTGGTGTCCCAGCAGCACTGCCGAATCGACgttcagcagcaggag GCACTATTGATTAATTTCAGCACCACTAACCCAACACAATTAAACGGAGCCCCTGTGAATGAACCGGTAAAACTCAAACACGGAGACATAATAACCATTATCGATCGCTCTTTCAG GTTTGAATGTGGAAGTTCCTCTGAAGGCAGCCACTCCGCAGGATATCCGGAAGAAGCAGGCGCACAG GAACCCCTGGGACACGCTGAAGATGCTGCCGAATCTGAAAGGCCTTCCTCGGCGAAGAAAAAGGGCATCCCGCCCAAGGCTAGAGACACACGTCCGTCCTCAGAGACCGAGCTGTGCCAGCCGAAGGCGCCCAGCCGGGTCCTTTCTGAAACCGAGGCATGGACTCCAAAAGTTTCTCCCAGGAAACGTAAcaggagcctggggctccctcaagtCTCGTCATCTCACGTGGGCATCTTGGGAGACCCCATGTCAGAAATCAGTGA GCCGCAGCTCTTCGATGAGAACCTGCCCCCGAACACCCCGCTCAGACGCGGAGAAGCGCCGAGGGACCGCAGGTCCCTGGGGACCCCGGCTCCGACGGTGCTGAAGAAGACCGGGAAG GAGCAGTCCCCAGCACCAAGGGAACCAGAGGCTTCTCCCAATGTCCTTGGGGAAGTGGAGACAGCCTCTACCTCCAACGTCATCCAGCCGCCCCGCCTCAACACGCCACGGAGGAGGAGCAACAAGGGGTCGGCCAGGCGGAAGTCTGTGGATAAAAACACCCTGAAAATCATTTACCCCAAGAGGAGGAGCGGGGCTCCTAAGGGGACATTTTCCG GGGGCAGGTCGTGGGCAGACATAGTCAAACTGGGCACCAAGAAGCAGGACACAAAGCTTGTGAAGAAGGATTCCCAGAGGCACAGGAGCAAGAAGCCAAGACAGAACGCCACGGCGCAG AAGCCTCCAGACCACATTGAAAACCCCTTTAGCACGGGCCACGCCAACTCCCCCTGCACCATCGTCATCGGGCGTGCACAG ggTAGGCCAGGAGTCAGCGGGGAGCAGGCCTCTTCTTCGAGTCTTTGTGAAGAAG GCTTATCTGCCGTGCTCACCTTTGCTGAGTGTGAGTGA